In Actinoplanes sp. NBC_00393, a single genomic region encodes these proteins:
- a CDS encoding glycosyltransferase family 4 protein, whose amino-acid sequence MDVTYLALGGRRVRAAVAHTAQLAADGTPVTLVTTAGSEWDGVPIPPGVTLRRVRTPRAARPLIAAAGTLYAGDPEALAEAYATGRPGVLLEPSADPARRPQPADLAVLTPWYPSPDDPFAGAFVQAATAAVTGDFARVSVLHTQSWFYSPGRLPGQLLGVAAERQALRSGNTVVLDTAEGELARVATPTPGGGDYLAYADEQTRALRAALPTGRIEAPVVHAHTGLMGGVVAARLARPDARIVVTEHATFLALAFAQPGVQRRYAAMLARADAVLCVGRALRDQLAGIFPEHAGKLRIVPNAIDFDRFAVRAEPPREPLRWLYLGRMMEHKGVLTLLGAFARVAAEDPRVTLTLVGGGPLDAEIDRRLAECRARPDADPTPPQRWADRVIRRPPVPPEQVTALLHEHDLLVHASRRETFGMTVVEAVATGTPVLVARSEGPAETLDGIEDLAGALFEPTDDPAVIVAAYRELKARFAALDLAGARTQLLARYGTEAVRAQLRQAYTAGAPPSSATVPEPARLPLRRLPSPVPEALVRTGVRVARRVSGSAVRPWPRPRRPPG is encoded by the coding sequence ATGGATGTCACCTACCTGGCGCTGGGCGGCCGGCGCGTGCGCGCGGCCGTCGCCCACACCGCGCAGCTGGCCGCCGACGGCACGCCGGTCACCCTGGTCACCACCGCCGGTTCGGAGTGGGACGGCGTACCGATCCCCCCGGGTGTGACCCTGCGGCGGGTGCGCACGCCGCGGGCCGCGCGGCCGCTCATCGCGGCAGCCGGGACGTTGTACGCCGGAGACCCGGAAGCGCTGGCCGAGGCGTACGCCACCGGCCGCCCCGGCGTCCTGCTGGAACCCTCCGCCGACCCGGCCCGCCGCCCGCAACCGGCCGACCTGGCCGTGCTCACCCCGTGGTATCCGTCGCCGGACGACCCGTTCGCCGGCGCCTTCGTGCAGGCCGCCACCGCCGCGGTCACCGGCGACTTCGCGCGGGTGTCGGTCCTGCACACGCAGAGCTGGTTCTACTCACCCGGCCGGCTGCCCGGGCAGCTGCTGGGCGTCGCCGCGGAACGCCAGGCGCTGCGCTCCGGCAACACCGTCGTCCTGGACACCGCCGAGGGCGAACTCGCCCGTGTCGCCACCCCGACCCCGGGAGGCGGCGACTACCTGGCGTACGCCGACGAACAGACCCGGGCGTTGCGGGCGGCCCTGCCCACCGGCCGGATCGAGGCACCCGTGGTGCACGCGCACACCGGCCTGATGGGCGGGGTGGTCGCCGCGCGGCTGGCCCGCCCGGACGCCCGGATCGTGGTCACCGAGCACGCCACTTTCCTGGCTCTGGCCTTCGCGCAGCCCGGCGTGCAGCGCCGGTATGCCGCCATGCTGGCCCGCGCCGACGCCGTGCTCTGCGTCGGCCGTGCGCTGCGCGACCAACTCGCGGGCATCTTCCCGGAGCACGCCGGCAAGCTGCGGATCGTGCCCAACGCCATCGACTTCGACCGGTTCGCGGTCCGCGCCGAGCCACCCCGCGAGCCGCTGCGCTGGCTCTACCTGGGCCGGATGATGGAGCACAAAGGCGTGCTGACCCTGCTCGGCGCCTTCGCCCGGGTCGCCGCCGAGGATCCGCGGGTCACCCTCACCCTGGTCGGCGGCGGCCCGCTCGATGCCGAGATCGACCGGCGCCTCGCCGAGTGCCGGGCCCGGCCCGACGCTGACCCGACTCCACCGCAGCGCTGGGCCGACCGGGTCATCCGGCGGCCACCGGTACCGCCGGAGCAGGTCACCGCGCTGCTGCATGAGCACGACCTGCTGGTGCACGCGAGCCGTCGCGAGACGTTCGGCATGACGGTGGTCGAGGCCGTAGCAACCGGCACCCCGGTGCTGGTGGCCCGCAGCGAGGGCCCGGCCGAGACCCTGGACGGCATCGAGGACCTGGCCGGCGCGCTGTTCGAGCCGACCGACGATCCCGCCGTCATCGTCGCCGCCTACCGCGAACTGAAGGCCCGCTTCGCGGCGCTGGACCTGGCCGGAGCACGGACGCAGTTGCTGGCCCGCTACGGCACCGAGGCGGTCCGCGCGCAGCTGCGCCAGGCGTACACCGCAGGCGCTCCGCCGTCGTCGGCGACCGTGCCGGAACCGGCCCGGCTGCCGCTGCGACGGTTGCCGTCCCCGGTGCCCGAAGCCCTGGTCCGCACCGGCGTCCGGGTCGCGCGCCGGGTCAGCGGATCCGCTGTGCGGCCTTGGCCACGGCCGCGCCGACCGCCAGGCTGA
- a CDS encoding tyrosinase family oxidase copper chaperone, with protein sequence MTVFLRKENRARKAKRSFAVLVAAAAMVGVAVSAGAAPVSPNASAAPNASAAPTASAAPAVPRAGFYEQYRGHHIMGWGLDDAACAYIDGVQLVLYPEGAGWYRSALQAYRKERGLRAITKASVRMLGELDMAAPADQVPGCPVLVADRRSAPGGY encoded by the coding sequence ATGACCGTATTTCTCCGGAAAGAGAATCGGGCTCGGAAAGCCAAGCGGTCGTTCGCTGTTCTGGTGGCGGCCGCCGCGATGGTGGGCGTCGCCGTCTCGGCCGGTGCTGCCCCCGTCAGTCCGAATGCCTCGGCCGCCCCGAATGCCTCGGCCGCCCCGACTGCGTCGGCGGCCCCGGCCGTGCCGCGTGCCGGGTTCTACGAGCAGTACCGCGGGCACCACATCATGGGCTGGGGTCTCGACGACGCGGCGTGCGCCTACATCGACGGCGTCCAGCTGGTGCTCTACCCGGAAGGCGCGGGTTGGTACCGCAGCGCGTTACAGGCCTACCGGAAGGAGCGTGGCCTGCGCGCCATCACCAAGGCTTCGGTGCGGATGCTCGGCGAGCTGGACATGGCAGCTCCGGCCGATCAGGTGCCGGGCTGCCCGGTCCTGGTCGCCGACCGTAGGTCGGCCCCCGGCGGGTACTGA
- a CDS encoding tyrosinase family oxidase copper chaperone, which produces MKRRDVLRYSAAGAVTATTALVAAPGLATEESAAAPAGPRDPRDPRDFDEKYKGRKIRGRHLGRDRDELHIDNKKLALTLVTTLFVPEDGSPEHVGLGYISAINHYDPVEINDVRNRDGLRKLARKVVDILGDIGISDEAAKAHQH; this is translated from the coding sequence ATGAAACGTCGTGACGTTCTGCGCTACAGCGCAGCCGGGGCAGTGACTGCCACCACCGCATTGGTAGCCGCCCCGGGCCTGGCCACCGAGGAGTCCGCCGCCGCGCCGGCTGGGCCACGTGACCCACGCGACCCCCGTGACTTCGACGAGAAATACAAGGGCCGGAAGATCAGGGGCCGGCACCTCGGCCGCGACCGGGACGAGCTGCACATCGACAACAAGAAGCTCGCGCTCACGCTCGTCACCACCCTGTTCGTGCCGGAGGACGGTTCGCCGGAGCATGTGGGGCTCGGCTACATCAGCGCGATCAACCACTACGACCCGGTCGAGATCAACGACGTCCGGAACCGGGACGGTCTGCGGAAACTGGCTCGCAAAGTCGTCGACATCCTGGGTGACATCGGGATCAGTGACGAGGCCGCGAAAGCGCACCAGCACTGA
- a CDS encoding tyrosinase family protein, producing the protein MAVRKSISTLTPAEKTAFVNALRQFKTTSANGRNYNWYIDQHITYFSRTSDNISHAHQSPSFFPWHREYLRLLEFDLQTVSGNPNLFLPYWDWTGSTSPFTADFLGSITNGSVSSGNFSPNWGWSIYRSSLATSFLQRRVGQNASRPTTSTVNNVQSRTVYDQSPWNSSVSNSYRNRNEIELHNRVHNYVGGHMATREAPNDPAFWLHHCNIDRLWWLWQSNRGLDTYQPRGSTSGVVDNTETMRPFAPGRNPSSVRDIATLGYSYL; encoded by the coding sequence ATGGCCGTACGTAAGAGCATCAGCACGTTGACCCCGGCGGAGAAGACCGCATTCGTCAATGCGCTCCGCCAGTTCAAGACCACCTCCGCCAACGGGCGGAACTACAACTGGTACATCGACCAGCACATCACCTATTTCTCGCGCACCTCTGACAACATCAGTCACGCACACCAGTCACCGTCGTTCTTCCCGTGGCATCGCGAATATCTGCGGCTGCTCGAGTTCGATCTCCAGACGGTCAGCGGGAACCCGAATCTGTTCCTTCCGTATTGGGACTGGACCGGATCGACGTCGCCGTTCACCGCGGACTTCCTCGGCTCGATCACCAACGGCAGCGTCTCCAGTGGCAACTTCAGCCCGAACTGGGGTTGGTCGATCTACCGGAGCAGTCTCGCCACCAGCTTCCTCCAGCGCCGGGTGGGGCAGAACGCGTCACGTCCCACGACCAGCACGGTGAACAACGTCCAGAGCCGTACGGTTTACGACCAGTCGCCGTGGAACTCCTCGGTCTCCAACAGCTACCGCAACCGCAACGAGATCGAGCTGCACAACCGCGTGCACAACTACGTCGGCGGCCACATGGCGACCCGGGAGGCGCCGAACGACCCGGCCTTCTGGCTGCACCACTGCAACATCGACCGCCTGTGGTGGCTGTGGCAGAGCAACCGCGGACTCGACACCTACCAGCCGCGCGGCTCCACCTCGGGGGTCGTCGACAACACCGAGACGATGCGCCCGTTCGCCCCCGGCAGGAACCCGTCGTCGGTCCGGGACATCGCCACGCTCGGTTACAGCTACCTGTAA
- a CDS encoding amidohydrolase family protein: MATTMSRRTVLAGTAAGVLGATIGAGRSEAAAGGVTAVTGVTVFDAVGGVRRGQNVLVRGDRVLDAGDLRRVPVPHGARVVDGRGKFLIPGLADMHTHATEIDPRDPELYAVNGVTTVRQMSSSDAVREWRAQIAAGARLGPQLIVGSAIVDGAPSLWEGLGVPHLAVADAAQARAAVREQAAAGADFIKTYTRLTSGSFHAIAAEADRLGIPFLGHVPDFVPVTDASDAGLRSIEHLFEFWYDTSRDERRLRREIARIKVAGGDYAGWFTGLHPIEYAAARTYDRDKAARVFERLARNGTHVTPTLTVHWTCDVPQDVPHDDPRFRYASADTLGYWQWATENIYLKGRTPRESAERRELFVRRLRLAGALARAGVPLMTGTDLGTAYLMPGFSVHDELRLLVHAGLTPAQALRAATYEPARHLGHRDRGTIARGNVADLVLLDANPLRDIGNTTQIDSVFVRGELIDPATRQRILAEIEAAVQNKPSTGAVPAAVGCACGR, translated from the coding sequence ATGGCGACGACGATGTCCCGGCGTACCGTGCTGGCCGGAACCGCGGCCGGCGTGCTCGGCGCAACCATCGGCGCGGGCCGATCCGAAGCGGCGGCGGGCGGCGTCACGGCAGTCACCGGCGTGACCGTTTTCGACGCGGTCGGCGGCGTCCGGCGCGGCCAGAACGTGCTGGTGCGCGGCGACCGCGTCCTCGACGCCGGCGACCTGCGGCGGGTCCCGGTGCCGCACGGCGCGCGGGTGGTCGACGGTCGCGGGAAGTTCTTGATCCCGGGCCTCGCCGACATGCACACGCACGCCACCGAGATCGACCCCAGAGACCCTGAGCTGTACGCGGTGAACGGCGTCACGACCGTACGCCAGATGTCCTCGAGCGACGCCGTGCGCGAGTGGCGCGCGCAGATCGCCGCCGGCGCCCGGCTGGGCCCGCAGTTGATCGTCGGCAGCGCCATCGTGGACGGCGCGCCCTCGCTCTGGGAAGGTCTCGGCGTGCCGCACCTCGCGGTCGCCGACGCCGCGCAGGCCCGGGCGGCGGTCCGCGAGCAGGCCGCGGCCGGCGCCGACTTCATCAAGACCTACACGCGCCTGACCAGCGGATCCTTCCACGCGATCGCCGCCGAGGCGGACCGGCTGGGCATCCCGTTCCTCGGGCACGTGCCCGACTTCGTGCCGGTCACCGACGCCAGTGACGCCGGGCTGCGCAGCATCGAGCACCTCTTCGAGTTCTGGTACGACACCTCGCGCGACGAACGGCGGCTGCGCCGCGAGATCGCCCGGATCAAGGTCGCCGGCGGCGATTACGCCGGCTGGTTCACCGGCCTGCACCCGATCGAGTACGCGGCCGCGCGCACCTACGACCGCGACAAGGCGGCCCGGGTCTTCGAGCGGCTGGCCCGCAACGGAACGCACGTGACACCCACCCTGACCGTGCACTGGACCTGCGACGTTCCGCAGGACGTGCCGCACGACGATCCACGTTTCCGGTATGCCAGCGCGGACACGCTCGGGTACTGGCAGTGGGCGACCGAGAACATCTACCTGAAGGGGCGCACCCCGCGGGAGAGCGCCGAACGCCGCGAGTTGTTCGTCCGGCGGCTGCGCCTCGCGGGTGCGCTGGCGCGGGCCGGGGTGCCGCTGATGACCGGAACCGATCTCGGCACGGCGTATCTGATGCCCGGCTTCAGCGTGCACGACGAGCTGCGGCTGCTGGTGCACGCCGGGCTGACCCCGGCGCAGGCGCTGCGGGCGGCGACGTACGAGCCGGCCCGGCACCTCGGCCATCGCGACCGGGGCACGATCGCGCGCGGCAACGTCGCCGATCTGGTGCTGCTCGACGCGAACCCGCTGCGCGACATCGGCAACACCACGCAGATCGACAGCGTCTTCGTCCGCGGGGAGCTCATCGACCCGGCCACCCGCCAGCGGATCCTCGCCGAGATCGAGGCCGCCGTGCAGAACAAGCCGTCCACCGGTGCGGTTCCCGCCGCGGTGGGTTGCGCCTGCGGGCGATAG
- a CDS encoding class II fructose-bisphosphate aldolase: MFVPTGEIVAAARNAGAGIGAFNVITVEHAEAVVTGAEAAGRPVILQISENAVRFHHGRLAPIATAARCVAEASSVPVGLHLDHVTSDELLDQAAANGFGSVMYDASQRPYEQNLTATADAVRRAHRQGLWVESELGEIGGKDGAHAPGVRTDPDEAATYVAATGVDALAVAVGSSHAMATRTARLDHDLITRLRDAVPVPLVLHGSSGVPDDELIAAVRCGMVKINIGTALNSAFTAAVRQRLDGDTALTDPRKYLAPARDAMAGTVAAALRVLGS; this comes from the coding sequence GTGTTCGTACCCACCGGCGAGATCGTCGCGGCGGCCCGGAACGCCGGCGCCGGGATCGGCGCCTTCAACGTCATCACCGTCGAGCACGCCGAAGCGGTGGTCACCGGCGCGGAAGCCGCCGGCCGGCCGGTCATCCTGCAGATCAGCGAGAACGCGGTGCGGTTCCACCACGGCCGGCTCGCGCCGATCGCCACCGCCGCGCGCTGCGTCGCCGAGGCGTCGAGCGTGCCCGTCGGTCTGCACCTCGACCACGTCACCTCCGACGAACTGCTCGACCAGGCCGCGGCCAACGGCTTCGGGTCGGTCATGTACGACGCGTCCCAGCGCCCGTACGAGCAGAACCTGACCGCCACGGCCGACGCCGTACGCCGGGCGCACCGCCAGGGGCTGTGGGTGGAGAGCGAGCTGGGCGAGATCGGCGGCAAGGACGGTGCGCACGCGCCGGGCGTACGCACCGATCCCGACGAGGCCGCCACCTACGTTGCCGCCACCGGCGTGGACGCGCTCGCCGTGGCGGTCGGCTCCTCGCACGCCATGGCGACCCGGACCGCGCGCCTCGACCACGACCTGATCACCCGCCTGCGGGACGCCGTGCCGGTGCCGCTGGTGCTGCACGGCTCGTCCGGCGTGCCGGACGACGAGCTGATCGCCGCGGTCCGCTGCGGCATGGTCAAAATCAACATCGGCACGGCGCTGAACAGCGCCTTCACCGCGGCGGTACGGCAGCGGCTGGACGGCGACACCGCGCTCACCGATCCCCGCAAGTATCTGGCGCCCGCGCGTGACGCGATGGCCGGCACGGTGGCGGCAGCCCTACGCGTGCTGGGGAGTTAG
- a CDS encoding 1-phosphofructokinase family hexose kinase: protein MIITVTLNPALDLTYTVGELVRHGTHRVETMAERPGGKGLNVAAVLHLLGEPVVATGLLGGVTGTRIRGLLGEAGISAEFTPIAGETRRTVAVVDATDATGFWEPGPQVSGPEWAAFADRFRALIAPGDVVTLSGSLPPGIPEDGYAHLIRIAAEAGAATVLDTSGPALRHGLAAGPDLAKPNTAELADLAPGDTRGARAVVVSHGPGGLHAQTPDGAWQATPPQQLTGNPTGAGDACVAALARGLRDRTPWPQLLADAVALSAAAVVAPVAGTADLDTYARLRPAVTVRRA, encoded by the coding sequence ATGATCATCACGGTCACGTTGAATCCCGCACTGGACCTCACCTACACGGTCGGTGAGCTCGTCCGGCACGGCACGCACCGGGTCGAGACGATGGCCGAGCGGCCCGGCGGCAAGGGACTCAACGTGGCCGCGGTGCTGCACCTGCTCGGCGAACCGGTCGTCGCCACCGGCCTGCTCGGCGGCGTCACCGGCACCCGGATCCGCGGTCTCCTCGGCGAGGCGGGCATCAGCGCCGAGTTCACGCCGATCGCGGGGGAGACCCGCCGCACGGTCGCGGTCGTCGACGCCACCGACGCCACCGGCTTCTGGGAACCCGGCCCGCAGGTCAGCGGTCCCGAGTGGGCGGCCTTCGCCGACCGGTTCCGGGCGCTGATCGCGCCCGGCGACGTGGTCACCCTCAGCGGTTCGCTGCCGCCGGGCATTCCGGAGGACGGGTACGCCCACCTGATCCGGATCGCCGCCGAGGCGGGTGCGGCCACCGTGCTCGACACCAGCGGCCCCGCCCTGCGGCACGGCCTGGCCGCCGGCCCGGACCTGGCCAAACCCAACACCGCCGAACTCGCCGACCTGGCACCCGGCGACACCCGCGGCGCCCGCGCGGTGGTGGTGTCGCACGGTCCCGGCGGCCTGCACGCGCAGACCCCCGACGGCGCCTGGCAGGCCACCCCGCCCCAGCAGCTCACCGGCAACCCGACCGGCGCCGGGGACGCCTGCGTCGCGGCCCTTGCCCGCGGCCTGCGCGACCGCACACCGTGGCCGCAGCTGCTCGCCGACGCCGTCGCGCTGTCGGCCGCCGCGGTCGTCGCACCGGTCGCCGGCACCGCCGATCTCGACACCTACGCACGACTGCGTCCCGCGGTCACCGTGCGCCGCGCCTGA
- a CDS encoding SIS domain-containing protein: MSATAEEIASQPDVWEQALRRVAEARAALAAPGERVLFLGCGTSWFVAQSLAELREDAGLGESDAVCASEYRSRRRYDRVVAITRSGTSTEVLEALHQVPDGIRRVAVTAVAGMPVDDLTHTRLLLDLADERSVVQTRFPTTVLVLARAAFGEDLSRVAADGWAALQAPLPADPAAIEHLVFLGTGWTVGLAHEAALKVREAAQAYSESYPAKDFRHGPVAVANSRSLVFSFGDVPADLDDTARSAGAIAYRDQRDPLAQLVLAQRFAVALAAHRGLGPDRPRLLTRSVVRQ, encoded by the coding sequence ATGAGCGCCACCGCTGAAGAGATCGCCAGCCAGCCCGACGTCTGGGAGCAGGCCCTGCGCCGGGTCGCTGAAGCCCGCGCCGCATTGGCCGCGCCGGGGGAGCGGGTGCTGTTCCTGGGCTGCGGCACCTCATGGTTCGTCGCGCAGAGCCTCGCCGAGCTGCGGGAGGACGCCGGCCTCGGGGAGAGCGACGCCGTGTGCGCGTCGGAGTACCGCTCGCGCCGCCGCTACGATCGGGTCGTCGCGATCACCCGCTCCGGCACCTCCACCGAGGTCCTCGAAGCGCTGCACCAGGTCCCGGACGGCATCCGCCGGGTCGCCGTGACCGCGGTCGCCGGGATGCCGGTCGACGACCTCACCCACACCCGGCTGCTGCTGGACCTCGCCGACGAGCGCAGCGTCGTGCAGACCCGCTTCCCGACCACCGTGCTGGTCCTGGCCCGGGCCGCGTTCGGCGAAGACCTGAGCCGGGTGGCGGCCGACGGCTGGGCGGCGCTGCAGGCCCCGCTGCCCGCCGACCCCGCCGCGATCGAGCATCTGGTCTTCCTCGGCACCGGGTGGACGGTCGGGCTCGCCCACGAGGCGGCTCTCAAGGTGCGCGAGGCGGCCCAGGCGTACTCCGAGTCCTACCCGGCGAAGGACTTCCGGCACGGTCCGGTGGCCGTGGCGAACTCCCGCAGCCTGGTCTTCTCGTTCGGCGACGTCCCCGCCGACCTGGACGACACTGCTCGATCGGCCGGCGCGATCGCGTACCGCGACCAGCGTGATCCGCTGGCCCAGCTGGTGCTCGCCCAGCGGTTCGCGGTGGCCCTGGCCGCGCACCGCGGCCTCGGCCCGGACCGTCCACGCCTGCTGACCCGCTCGGTGGTCCGCCAATGA
- a CDS encoding DeoR/GlpR family DNA-binding transcription regulator → MSTLRRADRVSAILEQISQQGSVNAAQLADRFAVSQATIRRDLQLLEDQRLLSRAHGGAVAADSDYELPVRFRSGQHREQKLLIAQTVFRMLPKGPLSLGLNGGTTTHFLSRLLAERVDLTVVTNALNIAAELALRPRLKLVMTGGVSRTQSYEMVGPIADQALANLNFAVAVVGVDGISARGGLTTHDEIEANTNAQMIHRADRVIVVADGSKVGKVCLARICAVTDVATLVTDSSAAPADVDALRRAGIEVVVAAT, encoded by the coding sequence ATGAGCACCCTGCGCCGAGCCGACCGGGTGTCGGCGATCCTGGAACAGATCTCGCAGCAGGGTTCGGTCAACGCCGCCCAGCTGGCCGACCGGTTCGCCGTCTCCCAGGCGACCATCCGGCGCGACCTGCAGCTCCTCGAGGATCAGCGGCTGCTGTCCCGGGCGCACGGCGGAGCGGTCGCCGCCGACTCCGACTACGAGCTGCCGGTGCGGTTCCGGTCCGGGCAGCACCGCGAGCAGAAGCTGCTGATCGCGCAGACCGTGTTCCGCATGCTGCCGAAAGGCCCGTTGTCGCTCGGGCTCAACGGCGGCACCACCACGCACTTCCTGTCCCGGCTGCTGGCCGAGCGGGTCGACCTCACCGTGGTGACCAACGCGCTCAACATCGCCGCCGAGCTCGCTCTGCGGCCGCGGTTGAAGCTGGTCATGACCGGCGGGGTGTCGCGCACCCAGTCGTACGAGATGGTCGGCCCGATCGCCGACCAGGCCCTGGCCAACCTCAACTTCGCGGTGGCGGTGGTCGGCGTCGACGGGATCAGCGCCCGCGGCGGCCTCACCACCCACGACGAGATCGAGGCGAACACCAACGCGCAGATGATCCACCGCGCCGACCGGGTCATCGTGGTCGCCGACGGGTCGAAGGTCGGCAAGGTCTGCCTGGCCCGCATCTGCGCCGTCACCGACGTGGCCACCCTGGTCACCGACTCCAGCGCCGCCCCGGCCGATGTGGACGCGCTGCGCCGGGCCGGCATCGAGGTCGTCGTCGCCGCGACCTGA
- a CDS encoding TetR/AcrR family transcriptional regulator, translating to MPSATAVRIVDAALEVLGTGGIHALSHARVDAAAALPSGSTSNYFRTRAALVAATVDRLQQFDEQQWQATQFADRPASVTELADAFAAFVEAATGPQRTITVARYVIYVQGVVEPALLETLNANRRRVTDWTAGILDDLGVPDAADVAATLLAAVEGLILHRLTGFAAVPPGPHLRRLLAAAA from the coding sequence GTGCCCTCCGCCACCGCCGTGCGCATCGTCGACGCCGCGCTGGAGGTCCTCGGCACCGGCGGCATCCATGCGCTGAGCCACGCCCGGGTCGATGCGGCCGCCGCTCTGCCGTCCGGGTCGACCTCGAACTACTTCCGGACCCGCGCGGCCCTGGTCGCCGCCACAGTCGACCGGCTGCAGCAGTTCGACGAGCAGCAGTGGCAGGCCACTCAGTTCGCGGACCGGCCGGCGAGCGTCACCGAGCTCGCCGACGCGTTCGCCGCCTTCGTCGAGGCCGCCACCGGCCCGCAGCGGACGATCACGGTGGCCCGGTACGTCATCTACGTCCAGGGCGTGGTCGAGCCCGCCCTGCTGGAGACCCTCAACGCCAACCGCCGCCGGGTCACCGACTGGACCGCGGGCATCCTGGACGACCTGGGCGTGCCGGATGCCGCCGACGTCGCCGCGACCCTGCTGGCCGCCGTCGAAGGCCTGATCCTGCACCGCCTCACCGGCTTCGCCGCCGTCCCGCCCGGCCCACACCTGCGCCGGCTGCTCGCCGCGGCGGCCTGA
- a CDS encoding glycosyltransferase — protein sequence MAHIVVVTLGTRGDVVPFLALGSALRDAGHRFTIATHGSLRTHVEGAGLGFAALPVEFGTSGPLTSTELARVLAGHWLEVGRAVAAASKDADLLLLGASGWIGYHVAQARGVPSMGAFLQPLEPTRAFPPALLTTRSLGGWGNLTAARAFRLLGQAPFARQTAALRRELGLPPRSPAATFRQMDAERWPVLHGFSPAVVPPPADWPAYRPVTGYWWPPPGGELSPRLQRFLDDGEPPVFVGFGSMTGHQLSDLIHRTGCRAVVQGSAGPDRAGPDRAGADSRNVLAVGDEPHAALFPRVAVAVHHAGAGTTAAALRAGVPAVCVPFTADQPFWAHRVAALGAGPPPLRRRGLTWQRLAGAIEAARGCRPGAAAIAAKLAAEDGVGRAVAEITRRLPVA from the coding sequence ATGGCCCACATCGTTGTCGTCACCCTCGGCACCCGCGGCGACGTCGTGCCGTTCCTCGCCCTCGGCAGCGCTCTGCGCGACGCCGGCCACCGGTTCACGATCGCGACCCACGGCTCGCTGCGCACCCATGTGGAGGGTGCCGGGCTGGGCTTCGCCGCGCTGCCCGTCGAGTTCGGCACCTCCGGGCCGCTGACCTCCACCGAACTCGCGCGGGTCCTCGCCGGCCACTGGCTCGAGGTGGGCCGGGCCGTGGCCGCAGCCAGCAAGGACGCGGATCTGCTGCTGCTCGGCGCGTCCGGCTGGATCGGCTACCACGTGGCGCAGGCCCGCGGCGTGCCCAGCATGGGCGCGTTCCTGCAGCCACTCGAACCGACCAGGGCGTTCCCGCCGGCGCTGCTCACCACCCGCTCACTGGGCGGCTGGGGCAACCTGACCGCGGCCCGGGCGTTCCGGCTGCTCGGCCAGGCCCCGTTCGCCCGGCAGACCGCCGCCCTGCGCCGCGAGCTCGGACTGCCCCCGCGCAGCCCGGCCGCGACCTTCCGGCAGATGGACGCCGAGCGGTGGCCGGTCCTGCACGGGTTCAGCCCGGCCGTGGTGCCGCCGCCCGCGGACTGGCCGGCGTACCGGCCGGTGACCGGCTACTGGTGGCCGCCGCCCGGCGGTGAGCTCTCGCCCCGGCTGCAGCGGTTCCTCGACGACGGCGAGCCGCCGGTGTTCGTCGGCTTCGGCAGCATGACCGGACACCAGCTGAGCGACCTGATCCACCGCACCGGGTGCCGGGCCGTCGTCCAGGGCAGTGCTGGTCCGGACCGTGCCGGTCCGGACCGTGCCGGTGCGGACAGCCGGAACGTGCTGGCCGTCGGCGACGAACCGCACGCGGCTCTGTTCCCGAGGGTGGCGGTGGCCGTGCACCACGCCGGGGCGGGCACCACCGCGGCAGCTCTGCGGGCGGGAGTGCCGGCGGTGTGCGTGCCGTTCACCGCGGACCAGCCGTTCTGGGCGCATCGGGTCGCCGCGCTCGGCGCCGGCCCGCCGCCCCTGCGCCGGCGGGGACTCACCTGGCAGCGGCTCGCCGGCGCGATCGAGGCCGCGCGCGGATGTCGCCCGGGTGCTGCCGCGATCGCCGCGAAGCTGGCCGCCGAAGACGGTGTCGGGCGGGCGGTTGCCGAGATCACCCGGCGCCTGCCGGTAGCCTGA